The DNA window TGCATACGCTGTGTGGATTGGGGCAGCGGAAATAGAAGTGATGTGTTTATGTGTGAAAATTTAGACATGGACACCAGATGAAGTATCTCTGTGTCCCACCTCCACATGCTCTGCCACTGCTCCTGTAAGAGGAGGCTGGCAATATATGGTTGTCTTCCTCCCTCTGCTGGAAGAAACTTAGTGCAACTTGCCAGACCTGCTTTTTTcataagggggaaaggaaatggTGGCCCTAATTCCTGGATTACTCTCTTGGTTTAGgctgtaaaacttggcttttgtGACAATGTTTATGCTTGATCTCTTTCATCGGTAGCTCCTCAGCAGCATAACCTGAATATATGCTCAcgacacatacagtatttctgcaAAAAGTGGAAAACGTtggaagattccccccccccatttttacagGTTTACCAGACTTGGGAGGGGGATATATGACTAGTCTTCCCTTTGTGTCTAAGGATTTTCATCATTTGAACATCTATATTGTGCTTGCCTAAGTCCCATGGCTTCCCAGAAATATTTTAGCAGCTAACAAAAATGAAGGTTCGTCTTTATTTCTTAGTACAAGTAGATCCAAATCACTCCAACCACTGCAGCATACAGTACTTTCAAAATATGTCACCAGAGACAAATTTTAAGAGCAACGTCAATCCCCAGAATTCAATATGTTGATTATTTAGCTGTTTCAATATGAACCATCCAAACCATCCTCAACCCtactatttacacacacacacacacacacacacagagagagagagagagagagacagagagagagagagagtgagtgagtatATTTACTATATATGGACTTCCACCCAACTGTGAAATAACACGCACAAGGCTAAACAATAAATGCCTTTTATTACAAGGTTTCCATTTTCCATAAAACACATTATGCCACATTCTGCACTTTTTTCACTTGGTACCACACTCGTACAAAAACAGATTTTAGAAGCAACAGTGTAAAGCAGCAATGTGTGTGCTTTGTGACAGAATGACAGAGAATCATTAAATAATTGTTTCTCCAAGAAACACAGTATTTTCATGCCCAAATTGTGCTCTAAGCCAGCTTTACCCATCCAAAATGGTTTGAGCATTGCATTTTGGTCATGTACATTTCCTCTCAAGTAATTATCACCAAGCTGAGATATGAATGAACCATATTTTTCTCTATTGTGTTGTGGCAACACCCAACTCACTGAGTGCCACTGAAATTGCATGATTCCTTGAATAATAAAGACTGGCATGTTCTATTTCTTGACTTGTGAGCTTTTGCTATTTCAAGCATAACCTGTCCTGGCATGGGTTTATGAAGCCTATTTTTGGAATACAGCTGTACGTAGTCTTACACACAGGGCTGCAGGAACTGAGCACTAAGTAACCAGACCGAAGAGAAGTCCAAAACAATTCTAATCTAAAACAAGAGGGTGGATAGAAAAAGGATGATCTGCTGTATTATATATCAATTATCTTTAAACACAAAATATTAGCAGATTTAAAAACGTTTCAACTAACTTTGCGACAAATCTAATTGGATCTTTCCTCCTGAGAGCTAATCAAGCATTTTAACATGATATGCTATCTGTTTCCTCTAAGTAACAATAGCCATGATTGCACATGAAGCATCCAAGTGATCAGCTTCGCTGTAGTGGCATTCCAAAATATTAGTACTCTCAGCAATACGGGAAGGGCCATATACAGAAGAATAGGGTTAGGGCGAGGTGGGTCTACTTCCTTATCCACAGCTCCTTGTCTTGGAAATATTCCGAATATAAACATTTTGCCCAGACCTCTACCAatattcacacacaaaaacagtgcCCGCTTTCACAAAGATTTCCCCATCCTGCCAGTATAGTAGTGCTGCAGATGGCTGGTGGCAACACTGTTGGGAGAAGCttccagtgatttttttcctaACAGAAAGAGATTTGATACAGCTTACTGTGGCTTAGCCATATTTTTCAAAACTTGGAATTCAGCACGAAAGTAAAGGGTGCGTGTGTGTTTCATGTATGGGCCGtggagacaaacacacacacgtacacaacTCAAAAGACCTGCTGCTTACGTTGCTAGGAATGCAAACAATATAGACTAACCAGAGAATTCATTTCAGAGTTACGCAGATCAGACTGGCCACCTTGCAACTGATTTCCTGAATGATTGTCCCACACTTGATTATCACCATGTTACAAAGACATATGTTTATTTTGGCTGTGGACGATACAAATAAacatggggaaaaacaaaatgagaagtCTGAGAGTGGAGCAATTCTGGACACAGATGCAAAGTCTGCAATTTGAGCATCTGCAGCAGAAGCAAGTGATCTTAAAAACAAAGAGAACTGGGGATGGCTGAAATGAAAGGGTGAATTCACAATTTGCCACATTTATTTGTACTTATGCACGCTTAATTAGGATGAAATTGAGATGGCACACCCATCACCAAAAATTCTAGATTAATTCCACCAGAAGCAATAAACTCCTCTTTTAGAACtgaacttttttttctgctgttaatggctttttttcttttcttttctttttgcaccaTCATATTTCTGTTTGCAGGAGGCTGGGATCCATATGGTTAGTTTGGGTTTGCATAGTACATCAAAAGAACACACTCATAAAAGAAACACTTCTTCAGACGGAAAATACATACAACCCTTAGATTGTTTTTAGAGGACTGTTTGAAAAGTAGTAAAAGCGttttaaaagaacagttttcTTGAAAAATACAGATGTATCTCTAATACCCTTGGGGAAGTAACAAAAAGCTTGAGATCAGAAGCCTTCAAGTATAAGCACACTGGAAGCTACGTTTTAAACAACCACTGAAGACTTATTCCAATTGCTTGAGATATGCCTTGAAAAATTGCCACACCATTCAAATCTCCATGTAAAATATTTTGGGATAGTTATACATATTTGGAAGTCCGTTATGTCTTCACAAGATGGTTGTGAGGTCTTGTAGTACTTCAGAACAATTAACAAACTTCAACCCCAAATCACATGCAATCCACCACATTGCTGGAACCTTGACCCACGTCACGGATTTGGCTGCCAAGACAAGCACAGACAGCTACGCCAGCTCCTGCTCTGCAGTGAGATACTGAACCCACAAGTTCCcatctaaaaagaagaaaaagtaatagTAGCTTTTCCCAAAATATATCTGACACACATGAAAAAGCTCAGCATGTAGGTGAGATGAATGTACTAGAGGGTTAATTTTAAGAACTATTTATATTGTACTTTTGTGGCTCACCTCAAGATCACTGTCCATCAAGAAATAAACTTGGACAAATAGAAGAGTGAGCATTTATATCTAAACATTGAGAACAGTCAGACGAAAGCATTTAACTATCGCAAACAGAGAGAGGGCCCATCAAGGTCCAGTCAATTCACTTCAACTCTAATTACTGCTTGCAGTGGATGACAAGGGAACAAAACAGAAGGGAAatcgacaggttacccacctgtaattgtagttctttgagtggacctctgtgattcacacatcctggcCATCTTCCCCACTGCCatgccattctgcttaatgtagcggcggttgacacaactgaaaggggagccttggcgcaaaggtacttatacgaggggggaggggccttattctaatgtgttttttgctaccgcagaagctctagaactttccaatgaagCTCCACGCAagcgcggatcacccagggtgtgattcgcagaggccacaaagaagaactttcctctgctgattttatttatttatttatttatttatttatttatttatttttaaaaagctttcaattaattttacTTCTGAGAAGTTTAAGGAGCAAACAAGGGACCTTGCTATGTCTAGGACGCACAGGCAAATAAGAGTGAGGGGATCTCCTCCGAGGCCTTGATCAAGGCTTGAAATCTTCTGTCCTGTTATATTCTTTTCTATTTATCCCTCTCCAAATACTTTGTTCTAAAAAATGAATGCTGAAAATTCAGCAAATGATATCCTGGAATGAGGCAAGTCCCGAAGGATCTAGATGTAGAAATTCCAAAATGGCTTTATATATTTTACAGAGGTCCTGCAGATGGGATCATTCTGCAATACCTTGGAAATTCTTAAGTACTTGGCAACCAATTTGATAAGAGCAAGGGAGTTACCTGTTCCTCACAGGATCAAAGGTTTCCACTGTATTCAAGTAAGCATTTCCATTGTGACCTCCAACAGCAAAAATTCTGCCCATTAAAGTTGCTATGCCAACTCCGCCCCGAGGAGTTGTAAGCTCAGCTACATATTCCCACTTGTTACTGCGAGGATCAAATCGTTCAACAGAGCTAAGTGGTGAATTATCATCAAAGCCACCTGTATAAAGACATATATACCACAGGAGCATGAATGTatcagattaaaaagcaattcaGACTTTATACATAGTAATTTTATCATAAACAGTTTCACAAAACAGAGCTATAACATGTGTATCACTGACCCAGTTGCAGAAATAGCACAAACAATATAGGGGATCCATTTTGTGAACTAAATTTCTAAAAGATTTATATAAAGTTACACTTAATCTATTTCTCGCACAACCTGTGAGAGGGCATATAATATGTTAACAATCAGAGAGGACTATGAGTCCAGTGGCCTACTTGTTAGCTGACAGCTGGATAACATATTTACTGCCAATGGCAAACATATttacacagtaaaaaaaattataactgactacagcagtggttcccaaccttgggtcctcagatgttcctggactaaaattcccagaagcctctaccactagctgtgctgaccaggattttcTGAGGACCCAAAGTAAGGAGCCACTCACTGGTCTATAGCATGGGTGCACAACTGTAGCCTCCAGAATTTTCTGCAATTGAAAGCACCTTATCGATCAGTCAACTAACATATTACATTATCATGCCTGTTCTTAACTGTAACATGCAGATTACAGGAGAGGAAGATGAGAGTGATTTGGACAAATAAAGGTTGGGCACTACTCACCAACCACATATAAGCAGCCATGCAGCTCACTGACCCCATTGCCAGCTCTCCGCTGACCCATTTCTTTCACTTCTATCCATTTATCCAGGTGTGGGTCATATTTCTCCACACTAGAGAGAGACGCTACACCATCATTCCCACCAACAGCATATACGTAGTTctgcaaagaagaaaagaacaaaagaatattATATGCAAAAGAGGCACTTAAGGATGAATTAGCAGGTACTACTACAGGGTGAAAAACCTGCTTCAGCCCCTTCTGCTCCCACAGTACAAAGAGAGCGAAAGTTGTTCAATTCGTCGGTCTGCAGTAGCTGTCTATCCCCAGGTTAAGACTTTGGCAGAATATAATCATCAAGCAACACTAAAACAACAGGAGGATTTTCCATAAAATTTACTGGCTCCCTTCCCAGTTTTTGAAATTATTGCCAATGGAAACTTTAACTACACTCAGATATGAACTGTAGTAATATGaagccatatttatttataatcTAGTTTAACGAACAGGTTACAGCACTAGATAAAAGTTTGTTTTTATACGATGTCTTCTGCCTCAATatcctgtttcttatttaattctTAATTTCTTCAAAAGTGGCTTCTTAAGCAAGGATAGTGCAGAACAGTCGAGATATTTGGACCTCCACACAAACTGAACATATTCCGATGATCATGATGCCAGATGTAGCATTTCACATTTGCCTCTATTGCTTTCCCTTTAACCCGATAAAAAGAAGCACAGTAGCTTACCATCAGAGCCACAGAGCCAACTCCTCCCCTGGGCGTATTCATAGGTGCTACTCCACTCCAGTGATCAGATTCAATGTCATATCTCTCCACTTCACTGAAACACGTATTATCATCTAAGCCTCCTATAGCATAAATGGGACCCCCAAGAGAAGCAAGGGCAATTCCTCTCCTAATAAAAAACATGTCATCCATTATCTGACAGTAATTATAAAAGAAACTGGTAATGGGCGTTACTAGGAATAGCCCAATTcagcaacattttgcaagaaCATGAAGTATAATACAACTAACTCCAAATGGCAAACCACAATCTGAAACACTGCAACTGCTTCtttattcaataaaataaaacaaaacaaaataaagaggcAGAAATTTCAGGAGTAGCTATCAAAACTGACCCTTGAACACATGACCCACTGGAATTGACGATTAACGAATGCATTTGAGATCATAAATCAtgtattattgttttttaaaaagacacaaatacACTTATCCTATCTCATAGCCAATAttctgcaatacaaggagatctgcaagcgggatttgaaggccttaggaatggacctcaacagatgggaaactctgacaattgagcgttcagcctggaggcaggcagtgcatcacagcctctcccaatttgaagagacccttgtccagcaggccgaggcaaagaggcagtcccaaaaccagcaaaattagggagctggacaggggacagattgtatttgtctttagtgtggaagggattgtcactctcaaattggctttctcagccacagcAAACATTGTTCCAAGTCATCtattctcaagactgaaggatgcctagtctcCATTATTCCACATCCAGGCATAACACAGATTCAAGAATTGTACATTTAATTTATTACATATTCTACGTCCTCATATTGCATATCCGCAAGAACAAATTTCATTAAATCTGTTCCATTTCAATTCTTCTGTGTCCTATATAGCCCATTATAACCAGTCTATTTCAAAATCTCATAGGCCAGGCTTCTTTCTATTAGAGAAGGTTCAACTCAGGTGTACCTACCTCTTAGTATTCATTGATGCTTTCATCATCCATTTATTTGTTAGAGGATCGAACATTTCCATGCTGCCAAGATGTTCATTTCCATCATGCCCACCCACTGCATAAACTTTCCCTGAAATATATAGAATAATTTATTCATCAGACAAACTGGTATTTctgcaaaggaaaaataatagCAGCATATTTACGAAATCCGTGTCTGCTTGCTTCTAACAATATCACTGAAAGGTCAAGTACTCGGcatatttatttcattacatGTTAATTTCATTCCAATTCCATCCTGCTTTTCTACCAGTGCAGGCAGGCAAAACGGCTGATAAAACTATCAAAAACAAATTCAATTAAAACAAAAGAGGTTGAAATTAAATGTATAACACTGTTTAAAGCTTCTTCATTCTCAAAGGCCTACCTGATCAGAAAAGTCTTTGCCAGTGAAAAGACATTAAGAAAGGGGTCTTCTGCAAAAGAGAGTTCTACAACCTAGAAGAAGCCACTGAAAAACCCCACCAGTGCCTGTGAGGGCACAAGGACGAAGAAAAGGGCTACCCAAAGATTTTAAAGTCTGGGACGGCTCATGTAGGATGTGGTTTTTCAGAGATGCAGCCTTGCACACCACAAATTTAACAGAATATTTTAATTTCCAGTATTTACATCTTTTGGGAGAGGTATTTGTCAATTTAATgagtaaaatacaattaaacacaGCTGGCAGGAATGACATTCAGATTTATGAAGAATTATTAAGAGTTTTAAAAAGATCCAGAATCTTTGCCATATGGAGCACCTTTTTGAGTATCTATAGCACTTCACATACATGATTTTATGTACTCCTTGCAAGAGATGTCTGTACCCTCCACAACCACCCATATTGGAATGTGTTTAGTTAGGACGGGGGTGAAGGCATTATTGTTTGCTTTGACTAGACTGTAGAATTTCCTCTGTGCAGAGATTAGTTTGGCACTCACCCAATGACCTTTACTGGCATGTGAACCCTTTTCTGGCAGACAATTATTAATGGTTTAATTCTCTTGGacttttaatttccaaaacccctttctgcttttcctctctaggcaatattttaccattttattGATTGGTCTTAATTGGTTTGATTTTGCTGTGAGATGTCCTGGACATCTTTGAatggaaagacaaaataaaaataaaaagcgaAAAACTATCTAGTTACTGTTGGAAGCGGAAAATATTTCTGTAATGAAGACATGTATTACATAATCCAATCTTTTGGTTAATGGAATGCCTGGGTCATAAATAACaagtagaaaaagaaaggattttttttaccaACCTCCCACAGAGATTACACCCACATGCCTCCGCCTACTATTCATCTCTGGGCCAAAAAACCAGCTGTTGTTATGTATCGAATAGCATTCAATGCTGCGAAATGGGTCACCAGATCCACCACGGCCACCAACACAAAAAAGGACACCTTATAGgcaaaaaacaatgaaaaatgcaCGTTTTATTTTTATGAGAATCAGCATTCACAGTACTGAATGCTGCATACTGTACACATTAGCACCCTagctaaacaaaaataaatagtaGATACTGGTCTGTTTGGTTGACTTAAGGTTATTTACCTTTGTTGATAATTAACACTGACACTCAATAACAGAACTTTCATGATTCCATCCCAATTTGGAGCATAAGGAACTGAACTGAAGTTGCTATACAGTTGTCCCTACAAATTACTAGTACCCTAAAATGTTTCATGGCCTGTTCATGACTATCTAGGACAACGTGCCAAAGGTAATTTCAGCTACATTGCTAGAAGGTTATTACAGGTTTAAGCCATTCCCAAGTGAATCAAATTTAAAAACCTACACGGCTACAATAGAACTTTTCATAAAAGGATTTTTTACTATCAGCTTCAATGGAGATAATTGCATGCAATAATCTTTAGGTAGGAAAGTGCTGTGTCTTCTCCTGTGTTAGATCAATCAAACATTTCACGGGATGCCAGGAGGACTGACAGCCTGTCAGATGTATGATTCTGTAACACAGAAAGAAATTCACTGGCTTGATTCACACAGACAGCAGTTCAGGCTATTCCCTTCTGAGCTTCAAGCTCACTTACTCATCACATCTTCCCACTGCATaatatatttttctcccttttttcatggtttaacCAAACTATTGTTTGCTGTTACATCTAAATGAAGCAAATTATAGTTTTATCAGACAATGGGATAGAGACAGAACTTGCTCAagtgagaaaagaagggaagaaaagtgaGATATGTGAGCCTGAGCCAGGTATTCTACCGATaagagtattttaaaatattttcattaacaCCTAAATAATGTGAACAGATTAAACGTCTTAGAGATATGAAACACTGTTATATAAGAAGAGAGTTAGTTACCAGCTGTGTGTTTTCTTGGTGTTGTCCGAACAGAATATTCAAAATCAGGTACCGTGTGACTGCTTAAATGGAGATGATAATTCCTTGCTTCATCCAACAAATCCCTACATTTCAGATTTTGTTTGACAATCTCTTCTTTTGCCACTACCCCCATAAGAAAGCAAACAGGCAACAGAGGCAGGCGAACCTAGGGGAGAGATATTGCAGAAGTTCAACTAAACAGGCCCTACCAAGTCTTACACTAAATGGTCCTTGGCAAGTGCTAAGCAGACATTCAAAGGCACTGAAAGAAAACAATCAGTACTCATCTGCCTGCTTTGTGCTGTAGGTAATGCCTGAACCTCTTAGTGAGGTTGGCATAAGATTGTGTTAGCAGTGCTCTCGCTGCAATACAATCAAGTGCAGGAAAGTATGGGCTCATCCATTTCAGGATGTGACCATAAGGCAACAACCAACCAGTTGGTAATAGCCAACTGGCAATATGGTACAAAATATTTCATCATCACACTGGCTTAGGAATATGGGAATTTTCCTACTCTGTTTTGCTGGTGGCCACATAACCAATACTGGCTTCTCAAATTATGTGCCTCTAATCAGATTACAACTGCAAGATGAGTGAAGGTTGAAATGATTAAGACGCACAAGAAGAGTACACAAGTGAAACCTGAAGCATCAGAGCAGCAAAGGAAGGCTTACCAAACTTCCATAGCTGACTGTCTCAAGAGGCCACTCTGGACACAATGTTTTCTGGGTCAAGGTCAATCACACTTTAAAGTTCTTTTCCATATAAGTAGGCAATAAATGACAAAGGTCAGTTCCATTAATAATTCAGCATATAGGGCCAGTGTGCCTCCACCTGGTTCAAGACATGATGCACCAACTGCATTCCTATCACGCAAGCTGGCATTGAAAGACCAGGGCCAGCTTTCACTAATCATGTTGCTGAATTACTGAATGGTGATCTACAACTAATTCCCCCTTATGAGCCCTGAGTCTTAATTACACGACGGGGACTCCAAAGAATACACAGACAAGTCTAATTCATTTCCTGAAAGGGGACATTGGTTGCCTGGACGCTTCATCTTCGTGCAGCTTCTTCTTACAACACCATGTAATTTTGTTCCAATATCGGATGGAAATATCCTTTACAAGTGAACAATAATAGACAAATAATGCAGATTGTAGACATACCCCAAGAATAGccataaaaacagaaacattccTTTGGATAGTACAGCATTTGTTTCATTATGTCAACCTTATGCCCTGTTTACACATGCAGGGTCATGACTGATGGCTGCACCAAAATAACCTACACAAATAGTCATAGAAACATCCTACAGATAAGtttaatgttcattttatttatttatttcatttataccccgcctatctggtcaattgtgaccacAATTGTTGCCACAGATATTGTGCTGTTCAGTGTTGGTATATCCAGCATTCAACCTCAAGTGATCAAGTACTGAGTGATGACAAAATGCTGGAGTTCCTGAACTGACCTTAACCTGTATGAAGGgacaatataccgtatttttccatgtataagacaccccccacttttctaaccctaaattaagaaaactaagtggggcttagcaaatgtagggtaaaagcaatcaaagtgctgcaggatggctttgatccctgctttctccctttgtgctaagtcctgcgtggcttagcaaaaggagggggaaagggatcaaagcaattctacaactgcacaattattttgatccctttccccctgatatagccacgggattgctttgatccttcccccctccttttgctaagccccatgggacttagaaagcagaggggaaagcagggatcaaagtgatcctgcagcactttgatccctgctttccttttgctaaggcttagtaagtggaggggaaagcagggatcaaagccctgaaggatcactttgatccctgctttcccctccacttggtttttctcctcagcttacttccctaAATAAGACTATACTATTGTCTaagcctaaagattttagacaaaagtagtcttatacatggaaaaatacagtatgttttcaGGAAAGTAatgatcttgtgggatttcagaAAGCCCTAacacagtggaggcaaaccttttttgctcgagtgcccaaaatgaagggttggggaagaaaccagtggctgccgtaccatccggaagaccagaactggaacaggaagtggcagtttccgggggaatcatggggacggacaggaagttaaagggggaatcatggagaCAGActggaagttaaaggacccagaacagaaagagaaaggggaaatcctagctgcagccacttcagaaGGTTTGtcgtgtgccagaagaaagggctacACGTGCCActtgtggcatgcgtgccatagctTCTCCATCACTGCCCTAACAGAAGGGCTGCTAACCTCACTTTAAGTGTTGCTAACTCCAATTTGTTAcataaaatgcaaaacagaaaagttATCTGGAATATAACCCGTCCGTCCTACATTCATTCTCATCTTGTCCTTACCTGAGAAAGTATTCCATCTAACCACATAGCATGATGCTGTGGGTTGGCAAGAAGCCATTTAATAGCAGCACCATAAACCTGCTTTTCACTCTCAATATTCAAGTCATTTGAAGATAACAGTTTATGAAGGTGCTGAGGCGACACACTCACGAAGTCTTCACATTCCACCACTTCAGCAAAATGTTCACAGGCATAGCGATCAGCCATGTCCATCAAGTCAATCCGGTTGTGACTCTCTGCAAAGGCCCTCACTGCCAGGCAATTCGAAGGATGGAAGTGCAGTTTCATGTACTCACAGCAGGCTTTGGCTACTATCTCCACCTGGAGAATGCAGGCAGCATATAATAGAGGCTGGACATTGTCTACTGTCAACGTCAGTCGAGATGAATAGACAAATTTGACTAAATCTTCTATAGCATCACCATCAAAGTCTTTAATCTCGATCAATGTCTGCTTTGCTTCTGCCATTTCGGAAAGAAACATGGCTCGGAAGTAAGGAATAACACAAGCTAGCACAAGCTTGTGGCAGGAAATCAACTTAGAACCCACCTATTTGGGAGAATACATATTGGTATTAATACAAGCTTTCCTCTACTGAAGAACAGAAGGAATATGTGCTTCCTAAGGCTAGGGTCTAATTTACATAATTATAGTATGCAAGAAGCCACCACATACTGATCTACTATACTACTTCCTTTAAAATCTAGGAGAGATAGGTTATCAAAAAATGTGGCTGACCTATTTTTTATTCCTCACATGAACCTCAGTTTCATAATTACACAGTGGTTTCCAATAGTAGAGTGATTCATTCTTTCTAGTGAAACAATACTAGCAATCTCATGTCATCACTTCTGTTTGCTAGTCCtttaactcactggttcttaaccttggattactcagttgtggactgcaactcccagaagccttcaccaccaactgtgctggctcgggtttctgggagtcgcagttcaaaaacatccgagtaacaaaggttaagaaccactacttTAACTATACAGAAACACAATCAGCTAAGGCAGCCAAAGGTTTAATGCTGAAAGTGATGAGAGGAATCAGCTGTACATACCTTTAAACCAAGTGCTGTCACAAAACAAATATAGACATTATTATTCCAGTCAAGACCTCTATTATAACGTAGGAGAATCTTAAGAGTACATGCTAATCAACAAAAATGGCCAAGTACATAATGTTTTGATTATCTGTTATTACGCTAACAAAAAGTGATAAAACATATTATGCACTAAACAGAGTAAAATTTCAGCACAGaataaaaaatgatttatttcccATTAGTCATTGTCAACCTGAATAAAAAAAAGCTTTATCCACATATCTTGTAtgcttttaaagat is part of the Pogona vitticeps strain Pit_001003342236 chromosome 5, PviZW2.1, whole genome shotgun sequence genome and encodes:
- the KLHL8 gene encoding kelch-like protein 8 — encoded protein: MASDSIVLEHAKHHVKGKRQQQQERSPLNNDGEEETFVFEANEAWKDFHSSLLHFYEAGELCDVTLKVGSKLISCHKLVLACVIPYFRAMFLSEMAEAKQTLIEIKDFDGDAIEDLVKFVYSSRLTLTVDNVQPLLYAACILQVEIVAKACCEYMKLHFHPSNCLAVRAFAESHNRIDLMDMADRYACEHFAEVVECEDFVSVSPQHLHKLLSSNDLNIESEKQVYGAAIKWLLANPQHHAMWLDGILSQVRLPLLPVCFLMGVVAKEEIVKQNLKCRDLLDEARNYHLHLSSHTVPDFEYSVRTTPRKHTAGVLFCVGGRGGSGDPFRSIECYSIHNNSWFFGPEMNSRRRHVGVISVGGKVYAVGGHDGNEHLGSMEMFDPLTNKWMMKASMNTKRRGIALASLGGPIYAIGGLDDNTCFSEVERYDIESDHWSGVAPMNTPRGGVGSVALMNYVYAVGGNDGVASLSSVEKYDPHLDKWIEVKEMGQRRAGNGVSELHGCLYVVGGFDDNSPLSSVERFDPRSNKWEYVAELTTPRGGVGIATLMGRIFAVGGHNGNAYLNTVETFDPVRNRWELVGSVSHCRAGAGVAVCACLGSQIRDVGQGSSNVVDCM